The genomic region NNNNNNNNNNNNNNNNNNNNNNNNNNNNNNNNNNNNNNNNNNNNNNNNNNNNNNNNNNNNNNNNNNNNNNNNNNNNNNNNNNNNNNNNNNNNNNNNNNNNNNNNNNNNNNNNNNNNNNNNNNNNNNNNNNNNNNNNNNNNNNNNNNNNNNNNNNNNNNNNNNNNNNNNNNNNNNNNNNNNNNNNNNNNNNNNNNNNNNNNNNNNNNNNNNNNNNNNNNNNNNNNNtaaaatatttaaaaataataatattaaaatattaaattatctaaaattttaaaagacgaaaaaattaatttatccttTTGTTTTAATTAGAGACTAATTTCTGTTAAAAGACCAAAGGCCAATTTGTCAAAAGCTAATTTATCCAAAATAACAATTGTTAAAGATCAATTTAAAGTATCACTCTATCTATAATAGCTAACTCTTGAGAAAATTTATAGCAACtttaaaatggaattgatataataatatatcatgattttaaatataataatataagaaGAATTTTAAGTATATTAAATATATTGGTAttctaataattttaatatatttagcTAGGGAGCTTTAAGGGCAAAAGAATTGTAAAGTGAAATTGAAAGTAGTTAAATTTTCTAAAAGAATTAAGTTTTAAAACTTTCATACacttattatatctatttttatttaatattcaaaatttaaaattattaagatTCAATATCACTATTAGGTAAGCCATGATTTAGAACATTTATATCTATTTTTAGTTAAGCCATGATTTAATATTCATACAttgattatatctattttatttaaaaCTTTTATACCACTTACCATGTGATATGTATGAGTTAAGTCTCATTTTGGTTCTTAAGATTGGCGAGTTGCACTGATTTAGTCCTCCAGATTCCGATTGCACTAAATTATTCCCCTAGATTCGAAAAAATGCACCACTTTAGTCCTTAGCCTATTTTCCGTCACCGGAGGACTGACGCCATTAGTGACGTGGCCAAAATTGCCACGCTAGACATACTAACGGTTAGATGACGTGGCTTAAAATTTGATTTACTCCAATTTAGTCATTATCCCCCTTTTAAAACCTAAATTCATCCCGtgacttcatcatcttcttcttcttcccgttTCTCTCTCGTTCTTCGTCTCCTACTCCCTTCCGAGTTTACCATCATGATTGCAAGTGGGAGCCAGAGTTCCATGCGGTCCAACACAAGGAGTTTCAGTCGAAGTAGAGCATCGGGTGTTCCACAGTGGTGTGGGTGTGGGTGCCGCCCTGTTCTTCGGTGGTCCATAATAGAGGCTAACCCTAACAAGCTATTCTTTGGGTGACCTAACTATAATATTAATGGTAAGAGGTGGTGTGGTTTGTTTGTCTGGGCTGACATTGGAGAAGAAGACCTCAGAGGAAGGGTAATTTTTACTATGGATGGTGACCAAGTTAGAGTGGATTTGGCTTGGAAAATTGAGAAGATAGAGGTTGAAGTTAGAACCCAAAAAATGTACATTTTAGTTTTGGCTTCGTTTATAGTATTTGTTGTTGGTTTTATGTTGGTAGTTAAAGCTTGAAGATGAGTTTGTGTTACTATGTTTAGGGTTAATGTGtagtagaagaaagaaaaattcccattctcaaattttttagttgttttctgTTATTCAATGAAATTGTTGAAAAATTGTAAAAAAGAAATCTGAAGCAGCATAATTGAAGCTGGAACAAattgtcataataataataaccatATCAATAAGTTTTAATAAAAGTAACAATAATCCTGCCATATTAATGACAACTCTCCCAGACAAGTAAAGAGTAGTTCTAATTCCAAAATACATCCTAGTTAAAGGATACAGAGTGCCATCATTGTCATATTGTATTCAAATATATTAAAAGTCTACTGCCATAAATTCAGCCCACAAAACAAAAAGTATGATTCACAAAAAGATTCACAGTTTCATCCAAAACAAGCTGCACAGATCAGGTAcatcttcatttcttctttcttGGTGGCTTGAAGCCAGGTGTTGGGACAAATTTTAGGAAGTTGGCCAGTCTGAAAGATGTGGCTGAGCTTGCTCCTTGTAGTGGATCCATAGTGACCGATCCTGATGGTAGTGTGGAGGACCTCCTTCTGGTCTGCAACTTGGATGGCCTCGCAGGTGGATCTTGTTTCAGTAGGACATAAATTTAGTTGAATGTGCACAATAATTTTAACTATGAGTTGTGaaactaaatgcaactacctcTTGACTATGTTGGGACTGTTGTGCATCGGAGTAGTTTGGCTGGGAGAGGTCGATCTCAACCACCTGGCCATCAACTGGTGCAGGTGCCTGAGCAGGGACTTCTGGAGCAGCTTGAGAAGGTGCTTCTGGAGGAGCCTGAGCAGGTGCATCTGGAGGAGCTTGAGTAGGTGCTTGAACAGCATTTTCTTGTGCATTGGGCTTTGCCTTAGCAGCAGCGGCAACTGCAGCTGCATCAGCAAAAGCTTGAGCAACATCAGTTGCTCTCTTTTTTGGACAACTACTCTTTGTGTGTCCCTTCTGTAGACAGTATCTGCAAGTAAATGGTTTAAGTTGTCTCTTTAGAGTCCTAGTCACCTTAGATTTCTTGCTTCCTCCATTATCCTCATCTGCattctttctccttttctttgtcAGTGGTCcggtcttcttctttttccttagAACTTGAGGTCTATTATACTCAGATTTTTTCCAAAGAGATTGTCTAGGCAATGGATTTACATAATGTGCATAAGTGTCTCTATATGCGTCCATAGTGAGCCACTTATGACAGAAATCTTCAGGTCTCTTATTCACCCTTGCAAGTGCTGCACACGCATGCACACAGGCCATTCCTGAAGTAATTAACAAAGTAATGTGTTATTAAAGTATTTAATAATTCGCAAATACGCAGGTCCTAAAGGCTGGTTAATTACCTGTTAACATCCAAAATTGACATGTGCACAGTCGCTTGCCCAAATCCACTACCATATTAGTTAGATGACCATGCACTTCAAACTTCTCATACTCATCATCCCAAGTCCAGATTGGCATCTAACTTTTAGGCTCCTTCCTGATCTTGTCCAACCTACTTTGAACCATTGGTGGTAGCTTTCCCACATGTTTGGCTAACTTAACTTTGTTTTTAGTGATTGTTCTCATGACAAACATTCTGACCTCCTCAAGTAGCGTGATGATTGGCTTGGCCCTTGCTTCCTTAATTCTTGCATTAAAGACCTCGCATGTGTTATTACAGATATTATCAAGTTTAGGAGCATGACTAAATGCTGACTTTGTCCACGAGTCCATAAGCCACTTGTTCAGGTAATTCCAAGCCTCTTCATTAATTTTCTTAATCTTCTTCATATTGTCAGAGAAATCTTGATAAGTGGTTGATCGTGCGCATTCCCAAAGTAACCCCTTTAACTCTAAATCCTTCCACTGCTTGTTAAAATTTATTCATAAGTGCCACACGCAGAACCTATGGTGGACATGAGGCATTACCTCCTGGACTGCAGAAAGCAGGCCCTGCATATGAATGAGATACAATTTGTGATACGTAATAGTCCCTGAGATTCAATTCGTGACACGTAATAGTCTCTGAGATACAATTCGTGATACATGATAGTCCTTGAGATACAAATATTAACCCATAATAGTCCCTAACATTTGTTTAATGAACCTGAAGTGGTCCCCTACATTGAAATCGTTCCCTATTTTTGTCCCTATGTCATATTACCAATAAAGAATAATACTGTACACAAATATTTCTCTCAGTCAGTACACAGCTGTTCAGACCAACATGTCAACATCTTAACGAACAATTTACCTTAACTAGCAATAGGCTATACGTTAACAACTGTTGTAATAATAGAGTATACTATGAAAGGGTAGGGTTTACCTTTTGCATGTTACTCATGAAGCACCATTTGTTTTCTTTATAGTCTCCGAGGTCCTCATGGAGTAGCTCTAGAAACCACCTCCAATTCTCCGTGTTCTCGATATCTACAATTGCCCATGCTATAACATAGATGTGATGATTTGCGTCCTGACCCACTATGGATAAAATCTGGCCTCCAGTTTGTGTTTTAAGGAATGCCCCATCTAAACCAATCAGTCGCCTACACCCTGCCTTAAAACCATTCTTGCATCCACTAAGACATACATACATCCTCTGAAAGATCACCTCTCCATCTGGTTGTGGGATGGTTCCAATTCTAACTGTTGAACCCGGATTACACTTCAAGAGTGTTTTTCTGTAGTCCCTGACCATTGCATACTGGGCCTTCTCATCTCTATACACCACAACTCTAGCGTCTGCCAAGGCTCTAGAAATTGAATTCTTATTTAACACCAGATCACACTTAGACTTGAAGTAGACAGCTGCCTCACATTGTCTGAAGTGAGGATATTTCCTAACCTTCTTCACTAACTTGCTAGTCAACCAGTTCCTATTTGCAGTTCGGTTGGTGGCTTCTCTAGCACATGTGTGGTCGTCATTGAAAGTTTTTATCTGCCAACATGTCTCCTCATGATCCCGTGAGGCATATACCACCCACTTGCACTCCTCAACCTTACAGACAGCCCTGCATCTCACAGCATCGTTCTTAATAAATTGAATATGCCTACCTTCTTGAATTGTAAACTCTCTCACTGCCTCTTTAAACTCGGACTTTGTATTAAACTTCATCCCCACCTCAAATTTTAAATCACCGAACCGAATACCATCTCTAAATACTGGGAATACATCATTTGGCTCTTCTTCAGAAAATTCATCTTCCGAAGGAAGAGGAGTCTTCATTTCCTCCAAGTGCCAAGAGTTGGCCCCATCAGACTCTGCTCCAGGATCCAAAGCATTGTCCAGGTTTTCATCTCCTGTGACAGGGACTTCTAAGAAACTTAAGTCCACCTCACACTCCTCATCATCCACCACCAATGCATCATCATCGTTAAGAAACTTTCTCTTAGACTTTGCTAGTCCTTCAGCAGGTGCATGCTTCAACCCAGACTCTCTTCTCTTGGTCTCACATTTTTTTTCCAACGACATCATCATCACTTGAACTATCATCTGTCCCAGGATCATATGAACTGTCCTCTGTGGTGTGTTCATCTTCAGAAGAAGACAACCTCAGCACTTgtttttttcttgtcattttgCTGTACCTTCCTCACTTTTGAAGCAGACCTTGTGCAATAGGTTTTAGTAGTGATTTTGGGATTTGGATTTAGTTTGGGCTTGGACACAGAATTCCGGTTGGGCTTGGGCTTGGGCTTGGAGGAATTCTTCGGGTTGGCATTGGCCTTGGAGGATGATGTAGTATTGGATTTCGGATTTGGGTTGGCATTTGAATTGGGTTTAGCTTTTGGGATAACTGGATGAGTCTTGCTAACATGCTTTGCAGTAGTAGCTTGGCTAGGATTAGAGTTGGATGTGGTAGTGGAATTATATTTTTGGGTGTTCGGTTATTAGCACCAGGATCTGTTGGTTCTGTGCTTTTGGGTGGTGAGGTATTATGCGTTGGTTCATTGTTGTTGGTGAATGGAGTCTCATCAGTAGGGACAGTGGGTATATTAGTTTGGTTTGGGATCTTGTCTTGTAGGGGTTCATTGTCAGGTTCATCACTAACCTCTCTCAAATCATCATGGTCACCCTCAACATACACCACAATCTCATTTCCCTCAAGAATTTTTGGTGTTGAAACTGCATGCTCAAAGTAAACATCAACCAGCCCATCATTCTTTTCACCCATGAAACACATCTCTCTCAACTCATCATCACAATTCAAAGCTCTTAACCCACTATCTAAACTCCTCCCGGGAACATGCCACCAACattctcctatcctatcataTCCTAGTTCTTTATATAATAATTTCTAACCCAAAAAATATCTAAAGTATCTACATCAATGTCACCAACGCATGCCTTCTTATCAGGAGAATATATAGTCATCCCGTTTTCATCTTTCTGAAACTTTTTCCCATGATGGAACATAATATCTAAGTGCACATCCATCTGcatgattcaaaaaaatttcttttcagcACCAGTTCCACACAATGATCCCTTTAAGATAGTTTTTATCAACTACATTCATACATGACAGAGAGATATATCAAAATAAAACACATTTATCCACCATCGGAACAGAGCATGAAGACAAACCACAAAAACACAGTGGGAGACAACATCGAAATAAAACCCTAGCCCAAATTCCACTACAAACCTTAGGGAAAAACAATATacaaagcaataaactatgatcAACAACCATCAACGCATTccctaaaatttgaaaaaataaaattttaatctcTTCACTAACCTCGATGACGGAACAGAAGCTCCTTGTAGCGGCAAAGTACCTCCTCAGACAACTGTACAGTGTTCACTGGTGATCCAGCAGTCTCCGGAATTCTATTGCAGTTACTCGTTCCTATTTTGAGTCACTCATGGAAGAGAGACTTTTTCCACTACGTCACTCATGGaggagttgaagatgaagagtgGAGACAAAAGAGGGAAGCAAACGTTTTGTTTTCCATCGCATACAAACGACGTCGCTTAAAGGGGTTTTTTAGCGCCAAATTAGAAACGACGCCGTTTCCTAGTGTCCAGCGTGGCAATATTTGGCCACGTCACTAACGGCGTCAGTCCTCCGATGACGAAAAATAGGCCAAGGACTAACGTGGTGCATTTTTTCGAATTTGGGGGATTAATTTAGTACAATCGAAATTTAGAGGACTAAATCAGTGTAACTCGCCAATCTCAAGACTAAAATGGGGCTTAACTCATACATACCACATGGTAAGTGGTAACTTACtactttatatatttattaattaaatctaGTCCAAACTGAGTGATAATTCATTGGTTGAATTAATGACACCTTAGCCTTGTTATCATAAGGTTTTATTTAAATTGGACTAGTTTAATGACTAATTTTCGGGTTATTCAGTTAAACCAGCCAGTTCAATCTAGGATCCAGAACTATGAGTTTGATTCTCTTGTTGGaattaaaacttttatttcaaaatttttttttattattatttttctttcttattattCCTTTGTCAATTTCACTATCAAATTACTATAATTATCATTATGACCATCACAATTTCGATAGTTACaattttctaaaactaataatggaaaaaatatatacttttagaaaaataaaaaatgtttaattTTGACCAgcattaaaataagataaaataaaaaatttgaaacaaaaataaacct from Arachis ipaensis cultivar K30076 chromosome B02, Araip1.1, whole genome shotgun sequence harbors:
- the LOC107627785 gene encoding uncharacterized protein LOC107627785; the encoded protein is MGEKNDGLVDVYFEHAVSTPKILEGNEIVVYVEGDHDDLREVSDEPDNEPLQDKIPNQTNIPTVPTDETPFTNNNEPTHNTSPPKSTEPTDPGANNRTPKNIIPLPHPTLILAKLLLQSMLARLIQLSQKLNPIQMPTQIRNPILHHPPRPMPTRRIPPSPSPSPTGILCPSPN
- the LOC107627784 gene encoding uncharacterized protein LOC107627784 — encoded protein: MIVQVMMMSLEKKCETKRRESGLKHAPAEGLAKSKRKFLNDDDALVVDDEECEVDLSFLEVPVTGDENLDNALDPGAESDGANSWHLEEMKTPLPSEDEFSEEEPNDVFPVFRDGIRFGDLKFEVGMKFNTKSEFKEAVREFTIQEGRHIQFIKNDAVRCRAVCKVEECKWVVYASRDHEETCWQIKTFNDDHTCAREATNRTANRNWLTSKLVKKVRKYPHFRQCEAAVYFKSKCDLVLNKNSISRALADARVVVYRDEKAQYAMVRDYRKTLLKCNPGSTVRIGTIPQPDGEVIFQRMYVCLSGCKNGFKAGCRRLIGLDGAFLKTQTGGQILSIVGQDANHHIYVIAWAIVDIENTENWRWFLELLHEDLGDYKENKWCFMSNMQKGLLSAVQEWKDLELKGLLWECARSTTYQDFSDNMKKIKKINEEAWNYLNKWLMDSWTKSAFSHAPKLDNICNNTCEVFNARIKEARAKPIITLLEEVRMFVMRTITKNKVKLAKHVGKLPPMVQSRLDKIRKEPKS